The bacterium region ACATTGGGATTTCATTTGTCATTGGGATTTGGACATTGGGATTTTTATTCTTTGGCTTCATTATTTTCCTTAACATTATCTAAACATATACATTCCTTATTTCCCTATAGGGTGAATAGTTACATTTTTAATTGAATTTCTTTCTTTTAATAATTTGCGTTACAATGCAGTAGCGAAAATAGGAAATTGACAAAATTGGTTTGCAAGATGTAAAATTTTAATATGAGCCAGAAGAAGGTTTTAATTGTTGAGGATGATGCTGATATTAGTGAGATAATTAAAGCCATTCTTGAAATGGAAGGCTATGAGGTTACAACAGCATATGATGGAATGTCTGCCCTTGATGTTTCTTATCAGAAAAAGCCAGATCTTATCCTTCTTGATATTATGATGCCTGGAATGGATGGCTGGGATGTTTTAAAAAGGCTTAAAGCCTGTAGAAAAACCCTGCACATCCCTGTTGCTATGGTTACAGCAAGAATAAGTGCAGAGGAAAAAACAAAGGCATTTAGAGAAGGGGCAGAGGAGTTTATTACAAAGCCCCTCCACATAGATGATTTCTTACGAAGGATAAACAGGCTTTTTCACAAGGAAGAGGAGGAAACAAGAAAGAGTATGCTTCTCTTTGCTTAAAATGCTAAGTTTAATTGAAGGAAAAACCCCTGATGTAAGAATGCTTTTTGATATAAAAGGCCTTCTTTATGATAAAGATTATGAGAAAAAAGCATTAGATTTTCCTCTCTATTATATGTATAGAGACCTTTCTCAAAATGAAGATGATAAAGAAAAAATAGCCAGTCATAATTTAAGGTATGATATTACCATTATCCCTCCAAATATGTTGGGATTAGAATATGTAAAAACAGCCGGTCATTTTCATCCAAATTTTCCCAATAGCAATCTTTCCTATCCTGAAATCTATGAGGTATTAGAGGGAGAAGCAATATATCTTATGCAAAAGGATGATTTCTCTGATGCCTATTTTGTTAGCGCATCTTCTGGTGATAAGGTGATTATTCCTCCAAATTATGGGCATATTACAATAAACAAAAAAAAAGAGAGGCTTGTTATGGGAAATTGGGTTTCTTCTTTATTTTCATCTATCTATGGACCAATAAAGGAAAAAGGAGGGGGTGGTTACTTTCTTACAATTGATGGCTGGATAAAAAACCCAAAATACGAAAACCATCCTCCATTAAGAAGCCTTTCCTGTCTAGATTACAAAGATATAAAAAAAGGCATCCCTATGTATAACCTAGTTAACAATCTTGATGCTCTTAAATTTCTCTCTTCCCCTGATTTTTTAGCATAAACCTTACATAGAAAAGATAATAGAAATAAAAAAATAAATGGATTTGAAACCATAAAGGATGAAAGTATTAACCTGGATTACTAGGGTATTATTTTTTCTTCTTCTCTTGGGAATGCCCATTTATATGGATACAAACATTGCCTCAACATTTGGGGTTTCCAAAGTTACATTCTTAAGGTTTTTTTCCTTTCTTATTTTGGGAATATGGGTTGTAAAATTATCAAAGCAGCAGGCTGGATTTGTAAAAACACCCCTTTTTCTCCCCATTGCTTTTTATTTTATAATCCTT contains the following coding sequences:
- a CDS encoding glucose-6-phosphate isomerase family protein; this encodes MLSLIEGKTPDVRMLFDIKGLLYDKDYEKKALDFPLYYMYRDLSQNEDDKEKIASHNLRYDITIIPPNMLGLEYVKTAGHFHPNFPNSNLSYPEIYEVLEGEAIYLMQKDDFSDAYFVSASSGDKVIIPPNYGHITINKKKERLVMGNWVSSLFSSIYGPIKEKGGGGYFLTIDGWIKNPKYENHPPLRSLSCLDYKDIKKGIPMYNLVNNLDALKFLSSPDFLA
- a CDS encoding response regulator, with product MSQKKVLIVEDDADISEIIKAILEMEGYEVTTAYDGMSALDVSYQKKPDLILLDIMMPGMDGWDVLKRLKACRKTLHIPVAMVTARISAEEKTKAFREGAEEFITKPLHIDDFLRRINRLFHKEEEETRKSMLLFA